From Ipomoea triloba cultivar NCNSP0323 chromosome 5, ASM357664v1, the proteins below share one genomic window:
- the LOC116019183 gene encoding 60S ribosomal protein L34-like produces MVQRLTYRKRHSYATKSNQHRVIKTPGGKLIYQSTKKRASGPKCPVSGKRIQGIPHLRPAEYKRSRLPRKKRTVNRAYGGVLSGSAVRERIIRAFLVEEQKIVKKVLKIQKAKEKQASKN; encoded by the exons ATGGTTCAGAGATTGACGTATCGGAAGCGGCATAGCTATGCCACCAAATCAAACCAACACAGGGTCATCAAAACTCCCG GTGGAAAGCTGATTTACCAGAGTACCAAGAAGAGAGCTAGTGGTCCTAAATGTCCTGTTTCTGGGAAAAGAATTCAAGGG ATCCCGCACCTAAGGCCTGCTGAGTACAAGAGATCCAGATTGCCTAGGAAGAAGAGGACTGTGAATCGTGCCTACGGTGGTGTCCTGTCTGGCAGTGCCGTTAGGGAGAG AATCATCCGCGCTTTCTTGGTTGAAGAACAAAAAATTGTTAAGAAGGTTTTGAAGATTCAGAAAGCTAAGGAAAAGCAAGCTTCGAAGAACTGA
- the LOC116019771 gene encoding cullin-3A-like — protein sequence MSAPKKRNFQIEAFKHRVVVDPKYAEKTWNIIEHAIHEIYNHNASGLSFEELYRNAYNMVLHKFGEKLYSGLVFTMTEHLKEISKSIEVAQGGLFLEELNRKWADHNKALQMIRDILMYMDRTFIPSTHKTPVYELGMNLWRDNVIHSSKIQTRLQDTLLELVENERTGEVINRSLVRNITKMLMDLGCSVYEQNFEKPFLDVSADFYRVESQQFIESCDCGDYLKKAEKRLNEEIERVSHYLDARSEAKITAVVEKEMIESHMYRLVHMENSGLVNLILDDKYDDLGRMYNLFRRVPNGLSLLRDVMTSHIREVGKQLVTDPEKLKDPVDFVQRLLDEKDKHDRIINKAFNNDKMFQNALNSSFEYFINLNPRSPEFISLFVDDNLRKGLKGVSEEDVEILLDKVMMLFRYLQEKDVFEKYYKQHLAKRLLSGKTISDDAERSLIVKLKTECGYQFTSKLEGMFTDMKTSQDTMQGFNATMGGEIADGPTLAVQVLTTGSWPTQSVTPCNLPTEILGVCEKFRTYYLGTHTGRRLTWQTNMGTADLKATFGKGQKHELNVSTYQMCILMLFNNADRLSYKDIEQATEIPVSDLKRCLQSLACVKGKNVLRKEPMSKDIAEDDSFFFNEKFTSKFFKVKIGTVVAQKESEPEKQETRQRVEEDRKPQIEAAIVRIMKSRRVLDHNNIVAEVTKQLQSRFLPNPVVIKKRIESLIEREFLERDKTDRKLYHYLA from the exons ATGAGTGCGCCGAAGAAGAGGAATTTTCAGATAGAGGCGTTTAAGCATCGGGTCGTGGTTGATCCGAAATATGCAGAGAAGACATGGAATATCATTGAACATGCGATTCACGAGATTTACAATCATAACGCCAGTGGCCTTAGTTTTGAAGAGCTTTATAG GAATGCATACAACATGGTCCTACATAAATTTGGAGAGAAGCTCTACTCTGGCCTTGTGTTCACTATGACTGAACATTTGAAAGAAATTTCAAAGTCAATAGAGGTTGCTCAGGGTGGTTTATTTTTGGAAGAGCTGAACAGGAAATGGGCAGATCATAACAAGGCATTGCAAATGATCCGTGACATACTAATGTACATGGACAGGACTTTCATTCCTAGTACACACAAAACACCAGTTTATGAGCTTGGAATGAATTTGTGGAGAGACAATGTTATCCACTCTAGCAAAATCCAGACAAGGCTTCAGGATACGCTTCTTGAACTTGTGGAAAATGAGAGGACAGGTGAAGTGATAAATAGGAGTTTAGTGAGGAATATAACTAAAATGCTGATGGATTTAGGTTGCTCGGTTTATGAACAAAACTTTGAGAAGCCTTTCCTTGATGTCTCAGCTGATTTTTATCGTGTTGAGTCTCAGCAGTTCATTGAGTCCTGTGATTGTGGAGATTATCTAAAGAAAGCTGAGAAACGCCTCAATGAAGAGATTGAAAGGGTATCTCATTACTTGGATGCAAGAAGTGAGGCAAAAATTACTGCTGTTGTGGAGAAGGAGATGATTGAAAGCCATATGTACAGATTAGTTCACATGGAAAACTCAGGCCTAGTGAATTTAATTCTAGATGATAAGTACGATGATTTGGGAAGGATGTACAATTTGTTTCGAAGAGTACCGAATGGACTCTCACTACTTAGAGATGTCATGACTTCTCACATTCGAGAAGTTGGTAAGCAGCTTGTCACTGATCCAGAAAAGTTAAAGGATCCTGTAGACTTTGTTCAAAGGCTTTTGGATGAGAAGGATAAACATGATAGGATTATAAACAAGGCATTTAACAATGACAAAATGTTTCAGAATGCCTTAAATTCATCATTTGAGTATTTTATCAATTTGAATCCTCGATCTCCTGAGTTTATCTCTTTGTTTGTGGATGACAATCTCAGGAAAGGGCTGAAAGGGGTTAGCGAGGAGGATGTAGAGATTTTATTGGACAAAGTGATGATGCTTTTCCGTTACCTTCAGGAGAAAGATGTATTTGAGAAGTACTACAAGCAGCACCTTGCCAAGAGGCTTCTTTCAGGGAAGACCATCTCTGATGATGCTGAGAGAAGTTTGATAGTTAAGCTCAAAACAGAGTGTGGGTATCAATTTACATCAAAACTGGAAGGCATGTTTACTGACATGAAGACTTCACAGGATACTATGCAGGGCTTTAATGCAACTATGGGTGGTGAAATTGCTGATGGTCCTACACTTGCAGTCCAGGTCCTTACTACAGGGTCCTGGCCTACTCAATCTGTTACACCATGCAATCTTCCTACTGAAATTCTTGGGGTGTGTGAAAAGTTTAGGACGTACTACCTAGGGACTCATACTGGGAGGAGGTTGACATGGCAGACAAATATGGGCACAGCTGACTTGAAAGCAACATTTGGGAAAGGGCAGAAGCATGAGCTTAATGTGTCCACATATCAGATGTGCATCCTTATGCTCTTCAATAATGCTGATAGGTTGAGTTATAAAGACATAGAGCAAGCTACAGAGATTCCTGTCTCAGATTTAAAGAGGTGTTTGCAATCTCTAGCTTGTGTCAAGGGGAAGAATGTTTTGCGGAAGGAGCCCATGAGCAAGGATATTGCTGAAGATGATTCCTTTTTCTTTAATGAAAAATTCACTAGCAAATTCTTCAAGGTTAAAATAGGTACCGTTGTTGCACAGAAGGAATCTGAACCAGAGAAACAAGAGACCCGACAAAGAGTTGAGGAGGACAGGAAACCTCAGATAGAGGCAGCAATAGTGAGAATTATGAAGTCACGAAGGGTGCTTGATCATAATAACATTGTTGCAGAGGTCACGAAGCAGCTACAGTCCCGGTTCCTGCCAAATCCAGTCGTTATAAAGAAACGTATCGAGTCTTTGATTGAGCGGGAATTTTTGGAAAGAGATAAAACAGATAGGAAGTTGTATCATTACCTGGCTTGA
- the LOC116019182 gene encoding ATP-dependent 6-phosphofructokinase 5, chloroplastic-like: MDAIISSSFSSCFLTHSNRNGYGRGIRCVKPKLNCRVSCEKKKIDFNDPEWKKRYQDEFEERFSLPHLKDTFDATPRPTTFSLSNRGVHQSRHGIDVFDEQKHSYVDDADRALLKVIKYASPTSAGAEGVDPDCSWLELWVPRAGPRRHIYFEPDEVKAAIVSCGGLCPGLNDVIRQIVFTLEIYGAKKIVGIQYGYRGFFQDGLPEVQLSRKVVQNINLSGGSLLGVSRGGAQINRIVDSIQARGINMVFVLGGDGTHAGANAMHEECRRRKMKVSVVCVPKTIDNDILLIDKTFGFDTAVEEALRVVNSAYIEAHSAYHGIGVVKLMGRSSGFIAMHASLASGQIDVCLIPEVPFKLDGENGVLKHLEYLIETKGSAVVCVAEGAGQDLMEKSNLKDASGNPVLSDIGVHIQQQIKKHFKKIEQMVDVKYIDPTYILRGCRASASDAIMCTVLGQNAVHGAFAGFSGITVGICNTHYIYLPIPEVIAASRHVDPNSRMWHRCLTSTGQPDFS, translated from the exons ATGGACGCCATTATTTCTTCTTCCTTCAGTTCTTGTTTTCTCACCCACTCAAACAGGAACGGGTATGGACGAGGAATTAGGTGCGTAAAACCCAAATTGAATTGCAGAGTTTCatgtgaaaagaaaaaaatagatttCAACGACCCGGAATGGAAGAAGAGGTACCAGGATGAGTTTGAAGAGAGATTCAGTTTGCCGCATTTGAAAGACACGTTTGATGCAACGCCAAGGCCCACCACATTCTCCTTAAGCAACAG AGGTGTTCATCAGAGCCGACATGGCATCGATGTGTTTGATGAACAGAAGCATAGTTACGTGGATGATGCAGACAGAGCGCTGTTAAAGGTGATTAAGTATGCTTCCCCCACTTCTGCTGGGGCTGAAGGGGTTGATCCTGACTGTAGTTGGTTGGAGCTAtg GGTGCCTCGGGCAGGGCCGCGCAGGCACATATACTTTGAACCTGATGAAGTGAAAGCTGCAATTGTTTCTTGTGGGGGTCTCTGCCCTGGTCTCAATGATGTTATCAGACag ATTGTTTTCACTCTTGAGATCTATGGAGCCAAGAAAATTGTCGGGATACAATACGGCTACAGAGGGTTTTTCCAAGATGGTCTTCCTGAAGTACAG CTTTCGCGAAAGGTTGTCCAGAATATAAACCTTTCTGGAGGAAGTTTGCTGGGAGTTTCTCGTGGAGGGGCTCAGATCAATAGGATTGTAGACAGTATACAG GCAAGGGGAATTAATATGGTGTTTGTGCTTGGTGGCGACGGCACTCATGCAGGAGCAAATGCCATGCATGAAGAa TGTCGTAGGAGGAAGATGAAGGTGTCTGTTGTGTGTGTACCAAAGACAATAGACAATGATATACTGCTGATAGATAAGACCTTTGGGTTTGATACTGCTGTTGAAGAGGCTCTCAGAGTTGTTAACTCAGCATACATTGAG GCTCACAGTGCATATCATGGCATTGGAGTGGTCAAGTTGATGGGAAGAAGCAGTGGATTCATAGCAATGCATGCATCTCTAGCAAGTGGACAAATTGATGTCTGCCTCATCCCCGAG GTGCCTTTCAAGCtggatggagaaaatggtgtGCTAAAGCATTTAGAATACCTTATAGAGACCAAAGGATCAGCTGTGGTATGTGTAGCCGAAGGAGCTGGACAA GATTTGATGGAAAAGTCGAACTTAAAAGATGCATCTGGGAATCCAGTTCTTTCAGATATTGGTGTCCATATCCAACAACAGATCAAGAAGCACTTCAAGAAGATTGAGCAAATGGTGGATGTGAAGTACATTGATCCTACGTACATTCTCCGGGGCTGTCGGGCAAGCGCCTCAGATGCTATAATGTGCACTGTTCTAGGACAGAATGCT GTGCATGGTGCATTTGCGGGATTCAGTGGGATAACAGTGGGCATATGCAACAcgcattacatttacctgccaATTCCAGAAGTGATTGCTGCCTCGAGACATGTCGATCCAAACAGCAGAATGTGGCACCGCTGTCTGACTTCCACTGGCCAGCCTGATTTCAGCTAA
- the LOC116021011 gene encoding subtilisin-like protease SBT3.9 — translation MYKPTPFVFLSIIFFHSLIFVHGHSRSVASNNAKVLKDGKRIYIVYLGGKPHDDHRRIKESHYDLLAGVVGSHDEAKKAMVYSYRYGFSGFAALLTAAQAKRIAGVEGVVSVVADKHHKVQTSRSWDFLRISESFETPGELLRKTNKGDGIIVGIIDSGITTKDMPSFDDAGFGEVPRRWNGVCGSMSMFGFNATGNCNRKVIGARWFFKGAKHTPGLNLNAFLDSDNFSGVDTSGHGSQVASIVAGSYVENATVAGLELDMGVPRGGAPRARLASYKVCWSIDESNQMCSGADILSAFDYAIHDRVDVISVSMGTPVPLASGTDADNGMGIGSFHAILKGIPVVVAAGNDGPTAYTVSNVEPWLITVGASTMDRIFAYTVTLGNGEKFSVDSYYPRGAPLSPLYYAGEYRTEADLIDKKIDPAVVKGKIIFMIGNVADERFILVTKALEAGAAGVIYSNSPSSAPLDVVDVGMPFAQVDFDAGTRIKEYVIHTDFPTAQLWSPKIQIGRAITPKVADFSARGPSSLAPAIMKPDIVAPGDKILCAHPNVESGFVINSGTSHSAPHVSAIVALLKISHPEWSPSALKSALTTTAWNSDTYVSPIFADGSSQKLADAFDYGGGIVNAAGADDPGLVYDMRGLDYAQYLCSLGYNNSIVFKTITGGNHTANEEQTICHSTRPSLLDLNLPSMVVPDLYKPVTLRRTVTNVGPVNSVYKSILKSPVGVTVTVKPRVLRFDANRKKRSFTMMVSTDTLVNSGFTFGSLTWTDGVHNVRSPIAVKKTVVPIYF, via the exons ATGTATAAGCCAACCCCATTTGTATTTTTATCAATAATCTTCTTCCATTCCCTTATCTTCGTTCATGGCCATTCCCGAAGCGTAGCCTCAAATAATGCAAAGGTATTGAAAGACGGCAAAAGGATTTACATCGTGTATCTGGGAGGGAAGCCTCACGACGATCACCGCCGGATCAAAGAGTCGCATTACGACTTGCTTGCCGGGGTTGTTGGGAGTCATGATGAGGCTAAGAAGGCGATGGTGTATAGTTATAGGTATGGGTTTTCTGGGTTTGCGGCTCTGTTGACGGCGGCTCAGGCGAAGAGGATTGCCGGGGTAGAAGGGGTGGTTAGCGTTGTGGCGGATAAACACCACAAAGTTCAAACTTCCCGGAGCTGGGATTTCTTGAGGATATCGGAGAGTTTTGAGACTCCCGGGGAGCTTCTTCGGAAAACTAACAAGGGAGATGGGATTATTGTGGGAATTATAGATTCTGGGATTACGACCAAGGATATGCCGTCGTTTGACGATGCGGGGTTCGGGGAGGTGCCGCGGAGGTGGAATGGGGTGTGTGGATCTATGTCTATGTTTGGGTTTAATGCGACGGGGAATTGTAACCGGAAAGTGATCGGAGCGCGGTGGTTTTTTAAAGGAGCGAAGCATACCCCGGGTTTAAATTTGAATGCATTTCTTGATTCGGATAATTTCTCGGGTGTAGACACGTCGGGTCACGGGTCACAAGTGGCGAGCATCGTGGCGGGTTCGTATGTGGAGAACGCCACCGTGGCTGGGTTGGAGCTGGATATGGGCGTGCCCAGAGGCGGCGCGCCGAGAGCGCGGCTAGCGTCGTACAAGGTGTGTTGGAGTATAGACGAATCGAATCAAATGTGTTCCGGCGCGGATATTCTCAGCGCATTTGATTACGCAATCCACGACCGGGTTGACGTCATATCCGTATCCATGGGGACGCCCGTCCCGCTAGCGTCCGGCACGGACGCAGATAACGGCATGGGGATCGGCTCCTTCCACGCCATCCTTAAAGGCATCCCCGTCGTAGTCGCCGCCGGCAACGACGGCCCTACCGCCTACACAGTGTCCAACGTGGAACCATGGCTCATCACGGTCGGCGCTTCCACCATGGACAGAATCTTCGCTTACACCGTAACTCTGGGCAACGGCGAGAAATTCAGTGTGGACTCGTATTATCCCCGCGGAGCCCCTCTTAGTCCCTTGTATTATGCAGGTGAATACAGGACCGAAGCCGATTTGATTGATAAAAAGATTGATCCAGCCGTAGTTAAAGGCAAAATCATCTTCATGATTGGTAATGTCGCCGATGAACGCTTCATATTAGTAACCAAAGCATTAGAGGCCGGCGCCGCCGGAGTCATCTACTCAAATTCCCCCAGCTCAGCCCCTTTAGATGTAGTAGACGTAGGCATGCCGTTTGCTcag GTTGATTTTGATGCCGGGACAAGAATAAAGGAATACGTAATCCACACAGATTTTCCCACTGCTCAACTATGGTCTCCCAAGATTCAAATAGGAAGGGCAATAACTCCCAAAGTCGCAGATTTTTCAGCCAGAGGGCCGAGCTCCCTCGCGCCGGCGATCATGAAGCCCGACATTGTAGCGCCTGGAGACAAAATCCTGTGCGCCCATCCAAATGTAGAGAGTGGATTCGTCATCAACTCAGGAACATCCCACTCTGCGCCTCACGTGTCAGCCATCGTTGCGCTCCTCAAAATATCGCATCCCGAGTGGTCCCCATCCGCCCTAAAATCCGCGCTCACCACAACCGCCTGGAACTCCGACACCTACGTTTCCCCCATCTTCGCCGACGGATCCTCGCAGAAGCTGGCCGACGCCTTCGATTACGGCGGCGGAATCGTCAATGCCGCCGGCGCCGATGATCCCGGCCTGGTTTACGACATGAGAGGACTAGATTACGCACAGTACCTCTGTTCTCTCGGCTACAACAATTCAATCGTGTTCAAGACCATAACAGGAGGGAATCACACTGCTAATGAAGAACAAACCATCTGTCACAGCACTAGACCTTCGCTTCTGGATCTCAACCTCCCTTCAATGGTGGTACCGGACCTGTACAAACCAGTAACCCTAAGGAGAACCGTCACGAATGTGGGACCCGTCAATTCTGTTTACAAATCCATCCTTAAGTCTCCCGTGGGGGTCACCGTCACCGTGAAGCCTAGGGTGTTGAGGTTTGATGCTAATAGAAAGAAGAGAAGCTTCACAATGATGGTTTCTACAGACACACTGGTGAACTCTGGATTCACATTTGGAAGCTTGACCTGGACTGATGGAGTTCATAATGTTAGATCCCCAATTGCTGTCAAGAAGACGGTTGTTCCCATTTACTTCTAG